The genomic DNA CGCCGGACACCGGGCAACGCGACGCCCGATGCCTCGAGCAGCGTCGTGACCTGAGGGGCCGGGAAGGTGATCGCGACGGCGTCGAACGGGCCGTGCACGGTGCCGGCCGCGTCCTCGAGGTGCCAGCGCGCTCCCTGCCGTCGAAGCCGCACGACGGTCGTCGCGCTCGATACCGGAAGGTCCGAGAGCAGGGCGCGGACGGGCTCCGTCATGCCCGGCACGCCGACATGGCGGTCGGAGCCGGCCCAGGGCGCGACGATGCCCAGCCGCGTCCACCGGCCGAGCTCGGCCGCGAAGGCGGGCCCGCGCGCGCGCATGAATTGCGCGCCGTGGTCGAACTGCATCTCACCGACCCGCCGGGTCGCCATGCGTCCCCCGACCCCGCGCCCCTTGTCGAAGACCCGGACGCGGAGGCCCGCCTCGGCCAGCCGGCGCGCGGCGGCCGCGCCTGCCATGCCGGCTCCGAGGACCGCGACAATTCCGTGCTCGTTCACGCCCCTGCCCCGTCTGAACGACCGGCCCCGCCGCCGCGTGAGGGCGAAGATAGGGGCCGAGCCACGCGGCGTCAGAGCGACGGAATCGCGCTCGTCATGGACGGGACCTGTGTTCGCGGCGCGGATACGGTCCGGCTGTCCGGCGAAGTCCCGCGGCGATGGGTGGCGCCGTGGTGCGGGTAGAGGGAATCGAACCCCCACGCCTTGCGGCTGGCGATTTTGAGTCGCCCGCGTCTACCAATTCCGCCATACCCGCGTGCCAGCGCTCTTCGCATAGGTCGGCGGCTCCGGCCAAGTGTTGTTTTGCGTCGGTCGGCGATCTGGCCAAGGCGGGGCGCCTATGCTCAAAGGGCGGCCGATCTCATAATCCGGGACCTTGAATGCTCCGCCGGCTCTACGCGTGGATCCTGGCCCTCAGTGACCGGCCATCCGCGCCCTACGCGCTCGGTGCTGTGGCCTTCGCCGAAAGCTCCTTCTTTCCGGTTCCACCGGACGTGATGCTCGTCCCGATGGCGGTCGCCCGGCCGGATCGGGTCTGGTTCTACGCCGCGATCACGACGGTCGCCTCGGTCCTCGGCGGTCTGGTCGGCTACGCCATCGGAGCCCTGCTGTTCGACTCCGTCGGTGAGTGGCTCATCCGCCTCTACGGCTTGCAGAACTCGGCCGCCACCTTCCAGGACTCCTACGCGCGCTACGGCCACTGGGTGATCCTGCTGAAGGGGCTCACGCCGATCCCCTACAAGCTCGTGACGATCACGTCGGGTTTCGCGCATTACAGCCTGTTCTGGTTCACGATCCTGTCGATCGTGACCCGCGGAGCCCGCTTCTTCATTCTCGCCGGATTGCTCGGCCGCTACGGTGTCCAGATTCGCGGCGTGCTCGACCGGCACCTGAACGCGGTCGCGGCGATCTCCGTCGCCGTCATCGTCCTCGGCTTCCTGCTCTTCAAGGTGATCCTGTAGCGATGAACACGGCGGCTGCCCTGCGCCTCAAGACCGCTGGCCTCTGGCTCGCGATCGCCTCCGCCCTCACCGTCGGGGCCGCGCTAGTCCTCCAGTACGGATACGGCTACGCGCCGTGCAAGCTCTGCCTGACCGAGCGGCTGCCCTACTACGCCGCCGTGCCGCTGGGCCTGCTGGCCCTGTTCCTGCCGGAGCGCTTGGCGCGGATCGCCCTCGGGCTCGCGGCCCTCGGCCTGCTCTACGGGGCCGGGATCGGGGTCTACCACGCCGGCGCGGAATGGGGCTTCTGGCCGG from Methylobacterium oryzae includes the following:
- a CDS encoding disulfide bond formation protein B, whose translation is MNTAAALRLKTAGLWLAIASALTVGAALVLQYGYGYAPCKLCLTERLPYYAAVPLGLLALFLPERLARIALGLAALGLLYGAGIGVYHAGAEWGFWPGPADCGGGTGANPGQVGDFLNSLQTTKVVDCSVAALRVLGVSLAGWSAAISAVLASFAGTAALRP
- a CDS encoding YqaA family protein, producing the protein MLRRLYAWILALSDRPSAPYALGAVAFAESSFFPVPPDVMLVPMAVARPDRVWFYAAITTVASVLGGLVGYAIGALLFDSVGEWLIRLYGLQNSAATFQDSYARYGHWVILLKGLTPIPYKLVTITSGFAHYSLFWFTILSIVTRGARFFILAGLLGRYGVQIRGVLDRHLNAVAAISVAVIVLGFLLFKVIL
- a CDS encoding NAD(P)/FAD-dependent oxidoreductase, translated to MNEHGIVAVLGAGMAGAAAARRLAEAGLRVRVFDKGRGVGGRMATRRVGEMQFDHGAQFMRARGPAFAAELGRWTRLGIVAPWAGSDRHVGVPGMTEPVRALLSDLPVSSATTVVRLRRQGARWHLEDAAGTVHGPFDAVAITFPAPQVTTLLEASGVALPGVRRATYAPCWSLMVTTETRPRDVLVQPRTDPIGLIAHDSAKPGRPAGSRLTVHATPAWSRGHLEAPREAVIAALLGAAEDVLGATLRPSHAEAHRWRYAQVETALEQPCLYDPDLRLGAGGDWCLGARIEAAYDSGQALARCLLADLGRPA